In Vagococcus hydrophili, one DNA window encodes the following:
- a CDS encoding FecCD family ABC transporter permease: MEATKGNKGSVNFMMYMLVGICLLILVCFLSVSYGAADISMKTAWQAIFSFDGRSTEHQTILTLRLPRTVADIIVGASLAVCGAIMQGTTKNPLADSGLMGISSGATFSMAVVLALFPYFSYFQMLLISFVGASLTTGLTYFVASSGKRGMTPQRLVLAGISISMLFGALSSYLSIKYKLGHALMYFTAGGTAGAKWSELLIILPFCLVGLLLSVMLSPSVTLLSLGEEVAVGLGLNTQRVKLISTIIVLILTGLSVVVIGPVSFVGLIVPHIVRFFVGVDYRYIIPASILYGAVLTVTADLIGRVINRPFETPIGIIFSLIGVPFFLYLVRKERCEF; this comes from the coding sequence ATGGAGGCAACAAAAGGTAATAAGGGATCAGTCAATTTTATGATGTATATGTTGGTCGGAATTTGTTTGCTTATATTGGTTTGTTTTTTATCTGTTTCATATGGAGCGGCTGATATATCAATGAAAACAGCGTGGCAAGCTATTTTTTCTTTTGATGGTAGATCCACAGAGCATCAAACAATATTAACGCTACGTTTACCACGAACGGTGGCGGATATAATAGTCGGTGCAAGTTTGGCTGTTTGCGGGGCAATCATGCAAGGAACAACGAAAAATCCTTTAGCAGACTCAGGTTTAATGGGAATTAGCTCAGGAGCAACTTTTTCCATGGCAGTTGTCTTAGCTCTTTTTCCTTATTTCAGTTATTTTCAGATGTTACTGATTTCTTTTGTAGGCGCTAGTTTGACTACTGGTTTAACTTATTTTGTGGCATCTTCTGGGAAAAGAGGAATGACCCCTCAACGATTAGTTTTGGCAGGAATCTCTATCTCTATGTTATTTGGCGCATTAAGTAGTTACTTATCGATTAAGTATAAGCTCGGTCATGCGTTGATGTATTTTACTGCTGGTGGAACGGCTGGGGCTAAGTGGAGTGAACTTTTAATCATCTTACCTTTTTGTTTAGTGGGTTTACTTTTATCTGTGATGTTATCTCCTTCGGTTACATTGTTAAGTTTAGGAGAAGAGGTAGCAGTTGGTTTAGGGCTAAATACGCAAAGAGTAAAACTTATCTCAACGATTATTGTTCTTATTCTAACGGGACTGTCAGTTGTCGTTATTGGTCCAGTTAGCTTTGTGGGATTAATTGTGCCGCACATCGTTCGCTTTTTTGTGGGTGTTGATTATCGTTATATTATTCCTGCAAGTATATTATATGGAGCGGTTTTAACGGTTACAGCAGATTTGATTGGACGAGTGATTAATCGTCCTTTCGAGACACCGATTGGCATTATTTTTTCATTAATTGGCGTGCCTTTCTTCCTATATTTAGTAAGAAAAGAAAGGTGTGAATTTTAA
- a CDS encoding FecCD family ABC transporter permease, with the protein MKTSKKIMVLGILVIFMLVISVISINSGKMSVAPFDVWQVFLGKGTPQQQLIVFEFRIPRIVLAIFVGIGMGISGVIMQSLLKNDMASPGTLGISSGSGLFVLIYLVVFHSESVFASYALPILSFIGGILSALLIFFLSYKRNKEMSPTTLILTGVAVGSGYSALTTMLSLRMDERQMEFMQKWQAGNLWGDDWVYLKVLIPWITILVIYSIYKSQVLNAIHLGDETAKGLGVSVKKEFIVLMLVAVALSSGSVALGGNFFFVGMIAPHIARKIVGANHFYVLPASGLIGAIIILLADTITRSLSLGSDIPTGIVITVLSTPYFLYLLSKSD; encoded by the coding sequence ATGAAAACCAGTAAAAAAATAATGGTATTAGGTATATTAGTAATATTTATGCTCGTCATTAGTGTGATTAGTATTAATTCAGGAAAAATGAGTGTCGCGCCATTTGATGTTTGGCAAGTGTTTTTAGGTAAAGGAACGCCTCAGCAACAATTGATTGTCTTTGAATTTCGGATTCCAAGAATTGTTTTAGCTATTTTTGTTGGTATTGGTATGGGAATTTCTGGGGTAATTATGCAAAGTTTACTTAAAAATGATATGGCAAGTCCTGGAACTTTAGGTATTAGTTCTGGATCTGGTTTATTTGTTTTAATTTATCTGGTTGTGTTTCATTCTGAAAGTGTTTTTGCATCGTACGCTTTGCCAATCTTGTCTTTTATTGGCGGAATTTTATCAGCATTACTTATTTTCTTTCTTTCCTATAAGCGTAATAAAGAGATGTCACCGACTACTTTGATTTTGACGGGTGTTGCTGTCGGTAGTGGTTACAGTGCTCTGACGACAATGTTAAGTCTACGGATGGATGAAAGACAAATGGAATTCATGCAGAAGTGGCAAGCAGGTAACCTATGGGGAGACGACTGGGTGTACCTAAAAGTCTTAATACCTTGGATTACGATTTTAGTGATTTATTCTATTTATAAATCACAAGTCTTAAATGCCATTCATTTAGGAGATGAGACGGCAAAAGGTTTAGGCGTTTCTGTTAAAAAAGAATTTATTGTATTAATGTTGGTTGCGGTTGCTTTATCGTCAGGTAGTGTTGCTCTTGGCGGAAATTTTTTCTTTGTGGGTATGATCGCTCCTCATATTGCTAGAAAAATTGTAGGAGCCAATCATTTTTATGTGTTGCCAGCAAGTGGTTTAATTGGCGCGATTATTATTCTTTTAGCAGATACTATCACACGTTCTTTGAGTTTAGGCAGTGATATTCCAACGGGAATTGTAATTACTGTCTTAAGCACCCCATACTTTTTATATTTACTATCAAAATCAGATTAG
- a CDS encoding ABC transporter ATP-binding protein, with protein sequence MNRIETEKLTIAYDEHVIVDSLDLAIPEGKITSIIGPNGCGKSTILKTIGRILKRKSGHVLLDGADIAKITTKEIAKKMAILPQTPTAPSGLTVQELVSYGRFPHQKGFGKLNDEDKKIVDWAIEVTKLTDYRYREIDNLSGGQRQRVWIAMALAQQTELILLDEPTTYLDMAHQLEVLELLKDLNKQQGCTIVMVLHDLNLASRFSDYLVAVNEGEVKAKGNAKEVIKAEVLKNVFQIEATIVEEPVSERPVCLTYQLIQE encoded by the coding sequence ATGAACCGAATTGAAACTGAAAAATTAACCATTGCCTATGATGAACATGTGATTGTTGATTCTCTTGATTTAGCGATACCAGAGGGAAAAATCACCTCAATTATTGGACCAAATGGTTGCGGTAAATCAACTATTTTAAAGACCATTGGCCGCATATTGAAAAGAAAATCAGGACACGTCCTACTAGATGGAGCAGACATAGCGAAAATCACGACAAAAGAAATTGCCAAAAAAATGGCTATTTTACCTCAAACACCCACAGCACCTAGTGGGTTAACAGTGCAAGAATTAGTCTCCTATGGTCGATTTCCACATCAAAAAGGCTTCGGAAAGTTAAATGACGAAGATAAAAAAATAGTGGATTGGGCGATTGAAGTCACTAAACTAACGGACTATCGTTACCGAGAAATTGATAATTTATCAGGAGGACAGAGACAACGCGTGTGGATCGCTATGGCACTTGCTCAACAGACTGAACTAATTTTACTTGATGAACCGACGACTTACCTTGATATGGCTCATCAATTGGAAGTCTTAGAGTTATTAAAAGATTTGAATAAACAGCAAGGATGTACTATTGTGATGGTGTTGCATGATTTAAATTTAGCATCTCGATTTTCAGATTATCTTGTCGCTGTTAATGAGGGGGAAGTAAAGGCAAAAGGAAACGCCAAGGAAGTGATTAAAGCAGAGGTTCTTAAGAATGTATTTCAAATAGAAGCGACGATAGTTGAAGAACCAGTTAGCGAAAGACCAGTTTGCCTTACCTATCAATTGATTCAAGAATAG
- a CDS encoding NUDIX hydrolase, whose protein sequence is MTKVRKELIKELEMYRAYNEQEEADRQVILDSLLSEELIFERAESTKHITVSAWVVNPEKTKALMAYHNIYDSWAWLGGHADGDENLLRVALKEVSEESGLKRTHPVSESIFSLEVLTVDGHIKKGSYISSHLHLNITYLIEADEQEELSTKEDENSAVDWFTLDEAVEASSEIWFRENIYRKLNEKLRELK, encoded by the coding sequence ATGACTAAAGTGAGAAAAGAACTAATTAAAGAACTAGAAATGTACCGAGCATATAATGAACAAGAAGAAGCGGACCGACAAGTGATTTTAGATTCGTTATTGTCAGAAGAGCTGATATTTGAAAGAGCTGAATCAACCAAGCATATCACCGTGTCAGCTTGGGTTGTTAATCCTGAGAAAACAAAAGCACTAATGGCTTATCACAATATTTATGATTCTTGGGCTTGGCTAGGAGGGCACGCAGACGGTGATGAAAATTTACTGAGGGTGGCATTAAAAGAAGTGTCAGAAGAAAGTGGATTAAAACGTACCCATCCTGTCAGTGAATCAATTTTTTCTTTAGAAGTTTTAACAGTAGACGGTCATATTAAAAAAGGTAGCTACATATCATCACATTTACATTTGAATATAACGTACTTAATTGAAGCAGATGAACAAGAAGAATTAAGTACTAAAGAGGATGAAAATAGTGCTGTAGACTGGTTTACTTTAGATGAGGCAGTCGAAGCATCTAGTGAAATTTGGTTTAGAGAAAATATTTACCGAAAATTGAATGAGAAGTTACGAGAACTAAAGTAG
- a CDS encoding MFS transporter, producing MYLLFSGVFSLLFGKLADCWSRKGTLVSGLVIFSFFSLLCGTANNMLLLIIFRACQGIGAGAIVPVSRAMVGHLFETKESRAKAQSIESSVWGIAGLLGPFLGGVILHYFSWRFVFFLNVPLTLTAIILLLIFVDEPSKKQVITLDYLGSFYLLLASMTLFGSLYVSDNALIFILGLITCLSFYLWFQREKKESGHGLVDIQVLKNKHVLRINLLTLTTGIIAAGVNAYVPLWGQELMEMTPLKAGSLLTPFLIFWTGGTVANTYLIKKWSIKMNLLVGTTFLIVGTLLLNMVMNFQENMMFFVLALIGIGMGITVSSMMIYLQFNAPKNSLGSVMGVNSFVLMMSKSIGVAFLGAIYGKDLTLFSHGNSFNLIFALIFILGIQANYLVRKLPKSVV from the coding sequence GTGTATTTATTATTTAGTGGTGTTTTTTCATTATTATTTGGGAAGTTAGCAGATTGTTGGAGTAGGAAAGGCACGTTAGTATCAGGTTTGGTCATTTTTTCATTTTTCTCTTTGCTGTGTGGGACAGCGAATAATATGCTCCTATTAATTATTTTTAGAGCCTGTCAGGGAATCGGTGCTGGAGCAATTGTTCCTGTATCAAGAGCGATGGTTGGCCATTTATTTGAAACCAAAGAATCTCGAGCTAAAGCGCAAAGTATCGAAAGTTCCGTTTGGGGAATTGCAGGATTGCTAGGACCATTTTTAGGTGGTGTGATCTTACATTATTTTAGCTGGCGTTTTGTCTTCTTCCTGAATGTTCCATTAACGTTAACAGCTATTATTTTATTACTTATATTTGTGGATGAACCTAGTAAAAAACAAGTGATAACTTTAGATTACTTAGGTAGTTTTTATTTGTTATTAGCTTCAATGACGCTATTTGGTAGCTTGTATGTTAGTGATAATGCGTTGATTTTTATTTTAGGTTTAATCACATGTTTAAGTTTTTACTTATGGTTTCAACGTGAGAAAAAAGAAAGTGGTCATGGGTTAGTTGATATTCAAGTACTTAAAAATAAACATGTTTTAAGAATTAATTTACTAACATTAACCACTGGCATAATTGCTGCTGGAGTGAATGCCTACGTGCCACTTTGGGGGCAAGAACTGATGGAAATGACACCACTAAAAGCGGGGTCACTTTTAACACCATTTCTAATTTTTTGGACAGGTGGCACAGTAGCGAATACGTATTTAATTAAAAAATGGTCGATTAAAATGAATTTACTAGTGGGTACAACTTTTTTAATAGTAGGAACATTACTACTGAATATGGTGATGAATTTTCAAGAAAACATGATGTTTTTTGTCTTGGCATTAATTGGAATCGGAATGGGAATAACAGTCTCATCTATGATGATTTATTTACAATTTAATGCGCCAAAAAACTCACTAGGCAGTGTGATGGGAGTGAATTCTTTCGTACTTATGATGTCTAAATCAATTGGTGTTGCTTTTTTAGGTGCTATTTACGGGAAGGATTTAACCTTATTTAGTCATGGAAATAGTTTTAATTTGATTTTTGCATTAATTTTTATCTTAGGAATTCAAGCAAATTATTTGGTAAGAAAGTTACCAAAAAGTGTTGTGTAG
- a CDS encoding cation diffusion facilitator family transporter has protein sequence MKPTLINRKKYVDNTTKSIKIAYLNLIILVVVFVVELLIAQISESKALLAASFNNLSSIVIATGIILGLKVALKDPSHSHSKGYQQFETLGNLFSSFVMFLMSAYIVIEGLKSVYASYSGEAATPSKLPIYIALLAGSIMLVVYLFNSKIYKKINNTSVNTLKKDSLSDFLMNIGTAVGLFLTLRIHPVFDGLTAVLLGIILVHMSYKIVKENVFYLSGGFDPEMITNYYHVIEMLPGVEKIVDITGRMFGDAIAVDITIEVDKKLTIEDAAVITENIECELTSRFDIFDVDVQVKPEKS, from the coding sequence ATGAAACCAACATTAATTAATCGAAAAAAATATGTGGATAACACAACAAAGAGTATTAAAATAGCATATCTGAATTTGATCATTTTAGTTGTAGTTTTTGTAGTTGAGTTGCTGATTGCTCAAATTAGTGAATCAAAAGCACTTCTAGCGGCTAGTTTTAATAACCTATCTAGTATTGTTATTGCTACTGGTATTATTTTAGGTCTGAAGGTTGCCTTAAAAGATCCTTCTCATTCTCATAGTAAAGGGTATCAGCAATTTGAAACGCTAGGAAATTTATTTAGTTCATTTGTGATGTTTCTCATGTCAGCTTACATTGTGATTGAAGGATTAAAATCTGTCTATGCTTCTTATTCAGGAGAAGCAGCCACGCCGTCTAAGTTGCCAATTTATATTGCGTTACTAGCAGGAAGTATTATGTTAGTAGTTTATTTATTTAATTCAAAGATATACAAAAAAATAAATAATACTTCGGTAAATACATTAAAGAAGGATTCTTTGAGTGATTTTTTAATGAATATCGGAACAGCAGTTGGTTTGTTTTTAACACTCAGAATTCATCCGGTTTTTGATGGATTAACAGCGGTTTTACTTGGAATTATATTGGTGCATATGTCTTACAAGATTGTTAAAGAAAATGTGTTTTACTTATCAGGTGGTTTTGATCCTGAGATGATTACAAATTATTACCATGTGATTGAGATGTTACCAGGTGTGGAAAAAATTGTGGATATTACTGGTCGCATGTTTGGTGATGCGATTGCTGTGGATATCACAATCGAAGTAGATAAAAAGTTAACCATTGAAGACGCAGCAGTCATTACCGAAAATATCGAATGTGAGTTAACGAGTCGATTTGATATTTTTGATGTGGATGTTCAAGTGAAACCTGAAAAGAGTTAG
- a CDS encoding IS256 family transposase: protein MTNFTTEIMETLINKGDLDDLFRRHLELAINTLLQAELTAFLDYEKYDRTGFNSGNSRNGNYSRSFKTEYGELNLAIPRDRNGEFSQQTLPAYKRSNDSLETTIIQLFQKGITMSEISELIEKMYGHYYTPQTISNITQIVSEDVVAFKERSLESQYSIIFMDATHIPLKRQTVSKEAVYIVIGIRLDGTKEVLGFSIAPTESSYVWKEILQDLKDRGLEEVLLVVTDGLSGIDDSIHSIYPNAQFQQCCVHISRNIAHKVRVSDRQEVCNDFKLVYQAASKEEAMNQISFMIDKWKKQYPRVVKLLMNPAILTFYNFPPSIRRTIYSTNLIEGFNKQLKKYTKRKEQFPNEESLERFLVSQFNNYNQKFLCRIHKGFKEIQDTLESMF, encoded by the coding sequence ATGACTAATTTTACTACAGAAATTATGGAAACACTAATCAATAAAGGTGATTTGGATGACTTATTCCGTCGTCATCTAGAATTAGCTATCAATACACTGCTACAAGCTGAATTAACGGCTTTTCTTGATTATGAGAAATATGATCGCACTGGTTTTAATTCAGGTAATTCCCGAAATGGGAATTATTCTCGTTCATTTAAAACAGAGTATGGAGAATTAAATTTGGCAATTCCTAGAGATAGAAATGGAGAGTTTTCTCAACAAACGTTGCCTGCTTATAAAAGAAGTAACGACTCTTTAGAAACCACCATTATCCAATTATTTCAAAAAGGAATCACTATGTCTGAAATCTCTGAGTTGATTGAAAAAATGTATGGTCATTACTATACACCACAAACCATTTCCAATATCACTCAAATAGTATCTGAAGATGTTGTTGCTTTTAAAGAAAGGTCCTTAGAATCCCAATACTCAATCATTTTTATGGATGCTACTCACATTCCTTTAAAAAGACAAACTGTCTCAAAAGAAGCTGTATATATTGTCATAGGTATCCGACTGGATGGGACCAAAGAGGTTCTTGGGTTTAGTATTGCTCCAACTGAGTCTTCGTATGTTTGGAAAGAAATACTTCAAGACCTAAAAGACCGTGGTTTAGAAGAGGTTTTATTAGTCGTAACTGATGGTTTAAGCGGCATTGACGATAGTATCCATAGTATTTATCCAAATGCTCAATTTCAACAATGTTGTGTCCATATCTCTAGAAATATTGCTCATAAGGTTCGTGTTAGTGATCGACAAGAAGTCTGTAATGATTTTAAATTGGTTTATCAAGCAGCTTCAAAAGAAGAAGCTATGAATCAAATAAGTTTTATGATAGATAAATGGAAAAAGCAGTATCCACGAGTAGTTAAATTACTCATGAATCCTGCTATATTAACCTTTTATAATTTTCCTCCATCAATCAGAAGAACCATTTATTCAACTAACTTGATTGAAGGTTTTAACAAACAATTAAAGAAATATACAAAAAGAAAAGAACAATTCCCTAATGAAGAATCTCTAGAGAGATTCTTAGTTTCTCAATTCAACAACTATAATCAGAAATTTTTGTGTCGGATTCATAAAGGTTTTAAAGAAATACAAGATACATTAGAATCAATGTTTTAA